In Canis aureus isolate CA01 chromosome 25, VMU_Caureus_v.1.0, whole genome shotgun sequence, the genomic window cagtgtacaacatagtgattccgcATTCCTATACATTGTGAAGGTTCACCAAGAGAAAGCGAGCTATCATCCACAACAAACAAGATGGTTGCATGTTCTTTACTGCTTCCTGTGTTCCTTACGTATATCTTGCATCCCTGTGCCTCATTTATGGTATAAATGTATTCTTGCACTTTACATCTGCTTTTCACTCCTATTTGACCGTCCTTCCATCCCCTGCCTTCTGGCAGAGACTGGATAATtaggtctgttttgttttgttggctcctttgttttggtttttggattCTATGTATGCATGAATCATGTAGTATTTATctgtctctgattgacttatttcattgagaattatactctctagatccatgttttgctgcaaatggcaggatttccttcttccttagagttgagtaatattccattgtgtatgcgcaccacatctttatccattcttctatccaTGGCCATGGGGGCTGCTTCCATAGCTAGGCTCTGGTAAATAATGATGCAGTGAACATTAGGGGTGCATATATTTGcaaaatagtgttttcattttctttcaataaataccCGAAAGGGAAGTGCTGGATTGAATTGTAgttgtatttgttattttttgaggaatctccacgcTGCTTTTTATAGTGGCTGTGccagtgtgcattcccaccaacactgcacaaTGTTTCCTTTCTACACACCTTCACCTCATAATAGAACTCACATAATTCGAAGGACTACCAGAAGTCAAAGGAATTCATGAGGCAATCCTCTCTGTGTCTAAGCTAAGAAAAGGATGTGTACATTGCTCATCTGAACATGGCAAACTCCCTTAATGGTCTCAAGAATAAAGTGTTTCTGCTTTATAATATTGGTGAGAGTGAAGTCcccataaaattattaaaatcagagCTAGATAAATCTGCACAATACACAACATTTAGGAGTCCTTCGGGGCTTTGTATCTTCCAACCTGTCCTTCTTGTCCTTTAACTAAGAACCATGACTTAGAAGGAAAACAAGAGCCAGGGCTTTAATGCTGATGACTTTATTGATGAATAGAAGTCATAGAAAGGAAAGGCCATGTCGACATGACTAAAAAGTCCATGGTCACCAGTTGAGCTCTCTCAATTtctaaaacaaagagaagaattttattttttaaataaatttattatttattggtgttcaatttaccaacatacagaataacacccaatgctcatcctgtcaagtgccccccccccagtgcccatcacccattcacccccaccacccgccctcctccacttccaccacctctagttcgtttcccagagttaggagtctttatgttctgtcttcctttctgatatttcccacacatttcctctcccttcccttatattccctttcactattatttatattccccaaatgaatgagaacatataatgtttgtcctacaAAGAGAAGAATTTTAGACAGAAATATTCGTTAGGCCTGAAATTGATCTATGTCAGTGTTTTCCTAGTGGATGCTAGAGGACATTACAAGCATCATGTTAAGGGAGAGAAGTAGGATGTCAGAGGTCAGGCCAAAAGAGagtaaaaggaagagaggagagaagaagaggacgggggtgggggaaggtagAAACGGGAAGGTTAAAGGTGAATATAAGAATGAGcgtgaaaataaaacaaattgtctGGAGGAAAGAACACTTGATTGTAAATGGAGGAGAGATTTTAAGGGTTAGCTTAAGGCAAGGAGAGTCATAGCATAAACAACAATTTTAAGTGAGATTGACGTCAAAATTTAACcaagacaaaagagaaacaagaaaagagaattagaaaaCGTCAAAAGAAATTCAGAAGATTATTGATAAGAATAGAATTAATACCTAGAAAATCACAGGAGGTCCTCTTTACTTGGTTTTCCTTGTCACTGTCCACCACTCTGGCCACCTAGGCCCTGTGGGCCACCTAGACCACCTTGGGCTCCTGGACACTGTTGGCCACCTGGACCCAGTTGGTCTGCCGGACCATGTGGGCCACTAGGACCACCTTGGGCTCCTGGACGctgttggccacctgggcctTGTTGGCCTGCTGGACCCTGTGGGCCACCTGGACCACCTTGGGCTCCTGGATGCTGTTGGCCACCTGGACCTTGTTGGCCTGTAGGACCCTGTGGGCCACCTGGACCACCTTGGGCTCCTGGACGCTGTTGGCCACCTGGACCTTGTTGGCCTGCCGGACCCTGTGGGCCACTAGGACCACCTTGGGCTCCTGGATGCTGTTCACCACTTGGGCCTTGTTGGCCTGCTGGACCTTGTGGGCCACCTGGACCACCTTGGGCTCCTGGACGCTGTTGGCCAAGTGGACCTTGCTGGCCTGCTGGACCTTGTGGGCCACTTGGACTACCTTGGCCTCCTGGACGCTGTTGGCCAAGTGGACCTTGCTGGCCTGCTGGACCCTGTGGCCCACCTGGACCACCTTGGGACCCTGGACGCTGTTGGCCACCTGGGCCCTGTTGGCCTGCTGGACCCTGTGGCCCACCTGGACCACCTTGGGCTCCTGGACGCTGTTGGCCATTTGGGCCTTGTTGACCTACTGGACCCTGTGGGCCACCTGGACCACCCTGGGCTCCTGGACCCTGTGGACCATCTGGGTCTTGTTGGCCTGCTGGACCATGAGGACCACCTGGACCACCTTGGCCATCTGGTCTCTGAGGGCCTTGTTGGCCACCAGGACGATGTGGGCGATGTGGGCCACTTATGTTAACTGGGCTGCCATGTGGGCGTTGTGGGGGATGTGGGCCACTTATGTTAAATGGGCCGCCCTGGCCTCCCTGAACACCATGGTCATGAGGCTTCTTCTGTTGTCCATTGcctttgttttcatctttgcCCAGTTTGCCGTTCTgatctccattttcttcttgagATGTGACTTGTGATTCCCCGGGGTTTTCTTTCAACAATTCATTATCTACataggaaaaagaacacagattcAGAAAGGAACAAGCGAAAAGAAAGGTTAGCTACAAACTACAACGAGACAAGCATGGAAGTACGAAAGCCTAAATGGAATTAGAAATAAGATATAATTAGTGTCTGTGGTACTAGGTAGTGACCAGGGCCTAGATCCCAGAATAGAAGAGGCCGAGAGATCCTCGCTTTGTGACAGTGCATGTACTTGGCTTAGCAGGTCATCATTGCCCACTCGCCAAGACTCTGCCTCTTTTGATGTTTCTGCTTCTTCTCTATTGCCATACTGAACTTGCTGTGATAGACATCAAATCACTCTTAATCCCCAGATATCTCATGATATCTGAGAAAAACCACCACTCAGCTTTCCTAGTCTACCGACTGCCATGCATGATATTTTGACACAAATCCTTTGAATGAGGGGAAATGATCAGCCCCCTTGCCCTCGCAATGGTCCAACAATCCTGGAATACCTTCCCTGCCCTCTCATCTGTCACTTTCTACAAATTGCGAAGTCTGTGGCAAAAATAGTGTAAATAAAGCCTACCCTCTAGTGTTTCCTTTTGCTGGTACCTATAATGGAGTATAAatcctctgcatctctctctctcattctctctctcttctctctctctctctctctttagaaaTCTCTAACACCACATCCAggtctcaaactcacaatcctgagttcAAAAGTCATTGCTCTCTACCAACTGTGCCAGCCAGCCCCTgccacaaaattattattttagagtaATCCCACACCATCTGTGGCATCTTCTTTCAATCATGTCTTCATATTCTCCTAGCTGTCTCTCTTGTCATCATTCTCCTCAGGTTTCAATACAGACTTTACTGAATGCCCAAGTATTATAATTGCACCCTTTGTCAGATACTAAGATTCCAAGCTGAAAATACATAGCCTGTGCTCTCAGGCCACTTACTCCTTATTGTTGTCACATTAGCACAGAAATGGATGCATCACTTTGGTTTTCAAAAATCTCGCTGTTGCCCATAGATTAAATATCAAATTCACTTTGCCATTTGTAACATCCTTCACACGATGAAATTAACCCACTTCTTCAGTTCTATCTTCCTTGAGTTACTTCAACCTTAGTGATTATTCAGTGTTCCTAGATTATTGCAAATAATATATGGATAGATTTAGCCTTGCGTTTCACTCTGCTTTCCCCTGGGCCTCCCCATTCCACAGTCCAGATCACCTGGCATATCCAGTAtgcctctcctttttctcccctgTCTGAGCCCTGTAATACCTTCTTTTGCCCCAGTTTTGACTGTGATCCTTGTTATGGGCAGGATAATCTTCCATCGGATTCTGTGTTCCTTAATGATAGGAACAatgtttcatttacttttcagCCTTGATAGCAAGTACAGGATCCTATCATGGTTATTATCGAGTATTGCATTTTATTGACTCACTGATGGGATAGAGCATGTGGGTAATCAAAGCACTTTGAGGAATCCTCAAATAGGCATGTCCTTACTAAGACAACCAAAAGACCAGGTAACTGAAGCaagaaaaaatcagaaggaaagcAATGACTGCACTGTCTAGGTCTGAGATAACTCTTAAAATGAATGCAAATCATTACCCCCTACCAATGTTTTTCCCCCCTTGTTTGGTCTTTTTGTAATGTGGAGCTAATAAGATTAAACTATAGAGTATGATGGTTGAAAAAGGAATTATTCAAGGTAAACCATGAttgttcaaagtaaaaaaaaaaatcgtaggaattctggattatttttatttacccgGGGTTCCTAGAATCCATCTAGAAAAACTCTAAATAAGGtgattgaattaaaaataactcaCCTACTAATTGGGGTGTCTCATCTTGCTCTTGAGGGGCTTCcgcaaaaaagaacaaaacaataacGTATGAAATGAtctcataacctgaactgaagggtCATTGACAAACTAGGAACTGGGGAAAATCATTAAACTTCTAAGGTTTTCATTAAGCACAAAATGTTTGTTTGACATTTGCTCAAATTTGCCACTTCTTTGGTGGCATGACTCAAAATTCATTACCTACCCTGtactctagtcttttttttttaacctccattTGCACGCATTTTTACCTCATCATTTAAACTGactttttgttttgcatttgaaGTGTGTACCACTAATAGTGGCTTCAAAATTCACCTGCTTTAAAACAACCTAGTTAAACAGGTATCAAGGCTTCAATAACAAGGCATTAGGCATTAGTGCTGTAAATGAATAGGGTGGAAGGGTAAGGTTACTGATTAAACAACTATAGTACTTTAGTGAAATTACATAGTATCTTTATGA contains:
- the LOC144297669 gene encoding uncharacterized protein LOC144297669, which produces MANSVQEPKVVQVGHRVHLANSVQEPKVVQVAHKVQQANKAQVVNSIQEPKVVLVAHRVRQANKVQVANSVQEPKVVQVAHRVLQANKVQVANSIQEPKVVQVAHRVQQANKAQVANSVQEPKVVLVAHMVRQTNWVQVANSVQEPKVV